Proteins encoded by one window of Aliivibrio wodanis:
- the dnaQ gene encoding DNA polymerase III, epsilon chain, with protein sequence MNTSDNSPNRIIVLDTETTGMNFSGGPVYEGHRIVEIGAVEIINRKLTGNHFHVYIKPDRLIDLEAIDVHGITDEFLYDKPEYKDIHDEFLEFIKGAELVAHNAPFDVGFMDYEFSKLNKLIGTTEQYCKITDTLAMAKKIFPGKRNNLDILCERYGIDNSHRTLHGALLDAEILADVYLLMTGGQTSLSFSAGNQSDLSEESIKRLNLERKGLKVLRATADELEAHEKRLDIVGDACLWRN encoded by the coding sequence ATGAATACTAGCGACAATTCCCCGAATCGAATTATTGTACTCGATACAGAAACCACCGGTATGAACTTTTCTGGAGGCCCTGTTTATGAAGGTCATCGTATTGTTGAAATCGGTGCCGTTGAGATCATAAATCGAAAATTAACCGGCAATCACTTTCATGTTTATATCAAGCCTGATCGACTTATTGATCTTGAAGCGATTGATGTTCATGGTATTACTGATGAGTTTTTGTATGATAAACCTGAATATAAAGACATTCATGATGAATTTTTAGAATTCATTAAAGGTGCAGAGTTGGTCGCTCATAATGCCCCCTTTGATGTCGGCTTTATGGATTATGAGTTCAGTAAGTTAAACAAACTTATCGGTACGACAGAGCAGTATTGTAAAATTACCGATACTTTGGCAATGGCGAAAAAGATATTCCCAGGTAAGCGTAATAACCTGGATATTTTGTGTGAACGTTATGGTATCGATAACTCACATCGTACGCTTCATGGCGCTTTACTCGATGCTGAGATCTTAGCTGACGTATATCTATTAATGACAGGTGGGCAAACTAGTTTAAGTTTTTCTGCTGGAAATCAGTCCGATTTGTCAGAAGAAAGCATTAAAAGATTGAATTTAGAAAGAAAAGGATTAAAGGTTTTACGTGCAACGGCCGATGAATTAGAAGCGCATGAAAAGCGTTTGGATATAGTTGGCGATGCCTGTTTATGGCGTAATTAG
- the gloB gene encoding hydroxyacylglutathione hydrolase, translating to MLSIKSIPAFNDNYIWLIHNNDNHCVVVDPGDAAPVLACIKAHNFILDAILITHHHHDHIGGVPELVRQFPSINVVGPEDEPIPTLTHPVSDGDFVELFDERFMVLGVEGHTKGHIAYVGDEKLFCGDALFSAGCGRLFEGTAEQMFHSLQKLSALPDETKIYCAHEYTASNLAFALAVEPNNDYLQQYREKVLRLRANGKSTIPSTMQREKLINPFLRTNEPTVKHAVASKVLDNTEVETFAALRRWKDEF from the coding sequence ATGCTATCAATAAAAAGCATACCTGCATTTAATGATAATTACATTTGGTTAATTCACAACAATGACAATCATTGTGTTGTTGTTGATCCAGGTGATGCAGCCCCTGTCTTAGCATGTATTAAAGCACATAACTTTATTTTAGATGCAATCTTAATTACTCACCATCATCATGATCATATTGGTGGAGTCCCTGAATTAGTTCGCCAGTTTCCCTCTATTAATGTCGTTGGCCCTGAAGATGAACCAATTCCAACATTAACTCACCCAGTTAGCGATGGCGACTTTGTTGAATTATTTGATGAAAGGTTCATGGTCTTAGGTGTTGAAGGGCATACTAAGGGCCATATTGCCTATGTTGGTGATGAGAAACTTTTCTGTGGTGATGCCCTGTTCTCTGCTGGTTGTGGTCGTTTATTTGAAGGAACAGCAGAACAAATGTTCCATTCATTGCAAAAACTTTCAGCACTACCAGATGAAACAAAAATCTACTGTGCGCATGAATATACGGCATCAAACTTGGCCTTTGCGTTGGCGGTTGAACCAAATAATGACTACTTACAGCAATATCGTGAAAAAGTATTACGACTTCGAGCTAATGGGAAATCAACCATTCCATCTACCATGCAACGCGAGAAATTAATCAACCCATTTTTAAGAACTAATGAGCCCACAGTGAAACATGCTGTTGCAAGCAAAGTACTCGATAATACAGAAGTCGAGACTTTTGCAGCATTAAGACGATGGAAGGATGAGTTTTAG
- the rnhA gene encoding ribonuclease H: MITEIMKQVEIFTDGSCLGNPGPGGYGIVMRYKGTEKTFAEGFNQTTNNRMEMLAAVIALRNLKEPCSVILTTDSQYVRQGITQWIHGWKKRGWIKADKKPVVNADLWKKLDTEAERHKIDWRWVKGHAGHRENEMCDELARTAAENPTQDDTGYPG, encoded by the coding sequence ATGATAACAGAGATAATGAAGCAGGTTGAAATTTTCACAGATGGTTCTTGTTTAGGTAATCCAGGTCCTGGTGGTTACGGTATTGTGATGCGCTATAAAGGCACAGAAAAAACCTTTGCCGAAGGGTTTAATCAAACCACCAATAATCGCATGGAAATGTTAGCGGCCGTAATTGCTCTACGTAATTTAAAAGAGCCATGCTCTGTAATATTAACGACAGACAGCCAATACGTTCGTCAAGGGATCACCCAATGGATCCATGGGTGGAAAAAGCGTGGTTGGATAAAAGCGGATAAGAAGCCGGTGGTTAATGCCGATCTTTGGAAAAAATTAGATACTGAAGCAGAACGCCACAAGATTGATTGGCGCTGGGTTAAAGGCCACGCTGGGCATCGTGAAAATGAAATGTGTGATGAATTAGCAAGAACCGCAGCCGAGAACCCGACTCAAGATGATACGGGTTATCCTGGTTGA
- a CDS encoding putative methyltransferase, which yields MIKPALLDKKIEKPHSWSGIPHGEWIGELIQSRLDEWCPKLFGYHMLKIGGLSAELDSRFCNIKHQVNLDNKNSLRNITSELPQLPFLEKSIDACVLAHQLDYSSDPHQLLREVDRVLINDGYMILTGFNPMSAIGLASLFPWRKNNLPWSGRMFTPHRIKDWLSVLNFEVVYSDCFALAPLTRYRTIWTWFENLGGDSVKPISGIYFIVARKRTYPLRPIKSAWKKKPKLAPISVAQTRQGKIKSDQPG from the coding sequence TTGATTAAGCCAGCACTGCTTGATAAAAAAATAGAAAAACCGCATTCATGGTCAGGGATCCCTCACGGTGAGTGGATAGGTGAGCTGATTCAATCACGTCTAGATGAGTGGTGTCCTAAACTGTTTGGTTACCATATGCTAAAAATTGGTGGATTGAGTGCTGAGCTTGATAGCCGCTTTTGTAACATTAAACACCAAGTTAACCTAGATAACAAAAATTCGTTGAGAAATATTACTTCTGAATTACCTCAATTGCCTTTTTTAGAAAAAAGTATTGATGCATGTGTGCTTGCACATCAACTTGATTACTCATCAGACCCTCATCAATTATTGAGAGAAGTTGATCGTGTTTTAATCAATGATGGTTATATGATTTTGACAGGGTTTAATCCAATGAGTGCAATAGGGCTTGCTAGCTTGTTCCCATGGCGAAAGAACAATTTACCATGGAGTGGGCGAATGTTTACTCCACATCGTATCAAAGATTGGCTCAGTGTCTTAAATTTTGAAGTGGTTTATAGTGACTGCTTTGCTTTAGCGCCTTTAACTCGTTATCGCACAATATGGACATGGTTTGAGAATTTAGGAGGAGATTCAGTTAAACCTATTAGTGGTATTTATTTTATCGTAGCGAGAAAACGTACTTATCCACTACGACCAATAAAGTCAGCATGGAAAAAGAAGCCAAAATTGGCTCCTATTTCAGTGGCTCAAACGCGTCAGGGTAAAATTAAATCAGATCAACCAGGATAA
- a CDS encoding putative exported protein produces MWRLLIIALFVPMISWAKSSEMSWLDNRFRVDPTIKQVSFLVYRESPSQAVTLVRPDGTKYYAWDHPDHVAWYEESGMDIISIENPMPGPWQAIGKITPENKVKILSNLTLNVDSLPKKLYQSESLKFTARLLKEGKPLVLRDFLNRIKLNVTFTPYLANEKDLVKEARPLAEVLGTFEDDGQDLDEVAADGIFTVNLPINIKPGKYWVRIQSRNGVFLRTVEQDVLVYPTPIRASFTQARNESRSHSMSIDTEGGVIRAGSLAAHIEQIDPNNVTTVTQAQSEKDESKLYFDLPNDYISGKNTWSGLVYATDLATDRPLQFNLGQHSYGVTEPIDLKAAYEARLKEEAKQRKIEELKKLEEERAEARKWFWIYIGVGNLLIIILIFAGIFGWKKIKSIKERRAAAPKSEKLSMPPPPKV; encoded by the coding sequence ATGTGGCGGTTATTGATAATTGCACTGTTTGTCCCGATGATTTCTTGGGCGAAAAGTTCAGAAATGTCGTGGTTGGATAACCGTTTTCGAGTCGATCCTACGATAAAACAAGTTTCTTTTTTAGTGTACCGAGAATCACCTTCTCAGGCTGTTACTTTGGTTCGTCCTGATGGTACAAAATATTATGCATGGGATCACCCAGATCATGTGGCATGGTATGAAGAGAGTGGTATGGATATTATTTCGATTGAGAATCCCATGCCAGGACCTTGGCAAGCAATAGGGAAGATCACACCTGAAAATAAAGTGAAAATTTTATCGAATCTGACGCTAAATGTAGACTCATTGCCAAAAAAACTCTATCAGTCTGAAAGTTTAAAGTTTACGGCTCGCTTATTAAAAGAGGGAAAGCCTCTGGTATTGCGTGATTTTTTAAATCGAATCAAACTTAATGTTACTTTTACACCGTATCTTGCGAATGAAAAAGACTTGGTAAAAGAAGCTCGACCATTAGCCGAGGTTCTAGGGACTTTTGAAGATGATGGCCAGGATCTTGATGAAGTTGCAGCTGATGGAATATTTACTGTTAATCTGCCAATTAATATTAAACCGGGAAAGTATTGGGTCCGAATACAATCTCGTAATGGCGTATTTTTAAGAACGGTTGAACAAGATGTTTTAGTTTACCCCACCCCGATACGAGCAAGTTTTACTCAGGCGCGTAACGAGAGTCGATCTCACTCAATGAGTATTGATACTGAAGGTGGTGTTATTCGAGCAGGGTCACTTGCGGCTCATATCGAGCAAATTGATCCTAATAATGTGACTACTGTAACTCAGGCGCAATCAGAGAAAGATGAAAGTAAACTGTACTTTGATTTGCCGAATGATTATATCTCTGGGAAAAATACGTGGTCTGGCTTGGTTTATGCGACTGATTTAGCAACAGATCGCCCGTTACAGTTTAATCTTGGGCAACATAGTTATGGTGTTACAGAGCCAATTGATTTAAAAGCAGCCTATGAAGCACGATTAAAAGAAGAAGCTAAACAACGTAAAATTGAAGAGCTGAAAAAATTAGAAGAAGAACGTGCAGAAGCAAGAAAGTGGTTCTGGATTTATATTGGAGTCGGTAACTTACTTATTATTATTTTGATTTTTGCAGGTATATTTGGTTGGAAAAAGATAAAATCAATAAAAGAGAGAAGGGCTGCAGCGCCTAAGTCTGAAAAATTATCTATGCCTCCACCGCCTAAAGTATAA